The Cyclobacterium amurskyense genome contains the following window.
AGGTATAAATCAATTAAAGTATTGATGTTGTTTATGGTGACGGAAGGGCAAACTGCTGCAGGTTCAAAGGTACGCGCCCAGGCAGGTTGGAGAAATTCATTGTATTGCTGTGCCCAGCCTGGTTGAGGAGGGGGTAATTGAGAAATATTCATAAATCGAGCCGCTTTAAGAAGGCTTTTCTCTATGGCTTCATCATCGGGGTAATAGGTGTAAGCTTCAATCATTACACGGATACAATCATTAATTCCTCCATCGTTGAAGGTAGCATAATCATGATAGTTCCCTTGTTCGGGGTACTTATGGGGCCATCCTCCATTGCTTAATTGAGTTTGCATCATCATTTTCAATGCACTTTTGGTTGCGGTGCTAATAAGTGGGTCGTCAATCTCCTGGTCTAAAGCCATTAAAAAACTGACTGTAGATTGGGTTTGATTGTCATCAAAACTTACCACATCTTTATCCAATTTTTTAAAGTTGATTGTATGGTCCCAACCACCACTTTTGGTTTGACCGCGAATTAAAGCATATGCCGCTTCTTTTGCATATTCAAGAGCTTGCTTATCACCTGTTGATTTATAGGCGGCTAAAAATGATTGTCCCACAGCTGGTGTTCCCGGAGGTTGAACCTCTATAGAATTATCGTCAAGGGGAACTTCTCCCCATTTCAAAGTCAAATCTGGCGTTACAAAGTAAACATAACCTCCTTGGGTATTAACGCTATGGAAAAAGGCAACCCCTTTTCTTAATGTTGCATCAACTTGATCTTTTAAATCTTCTATTTCGGTTTGGCTCAAGGGATTGTTTTGAGCAAATACCATTGGATTACCTACCATTGACAATAGCATAAAAATTAAGCTAGAGCTAAGCAATATTCTTCTTTTTAGGATCATGAATGGGTTTATTTGTTTGTTAATATTTTGTCTAATAAACAAAAAATGCTGGGTTTTATCAAATAGGCAAAACCTGTTATGTCCCTTTTTTATAGATTATTTACTTCCTAGACAAGGTTATTGATTAGTTATAAACTCGAACTTAATTTTAAAAATTTAAAAACCTATTAAAGAAAGGTAGCATATTATTTATAACCCTACCATCCTCTGTCCAAATTTTATTTGTATGGTCTCCAATGTATATTTCCGCATAATGACCGATCCCAAGGATTTCTAGCTTTTTGCTAAATTCTAAATTAGTTTTGGGGAATACCAAAGAGTAATACCTAATAGGTTTACTCAAATTGAGGGAAAAAAGGGGCTATTTCTATTTTAGATACCTTATACTGTTCTAAATTTCAAATATTAATTGGAGTTAAAGTACTCAATACCTCCAATTTGCATTACTTGGAGGACAAGGGAGAATGGTTTGCATAAATCGTTTCTTTCTAAGGTCGGTGAAATAGATGGATATTTCATGAGACACATGTGCAGGGTTGCTAAACCTATTCAACATATAATCATAACTGTAGGCCATGGTAATGCCACTCAATAGGCTAAATCCCAAAACAGCATTGATGGAGTTTTGATCAGGCAAATCATTGAAACGGGTAACGTTTCTGAAGCCTAGGCCACCAATAAAATTTTCCACCTGTACTTGAGGGATCACTTCAATTTGTTGAAAGGTTCCTTGCCTTTTGTAATTGAAGGACACAGAAAACACCTTACGAATGTTACCGGATTTAAACATTCTCCGGTCAAGGTTTTTGACATAGCCCCCATGTACTCCCCATTTTATAGGAAGGTTGTTTCCTATACCATCCTCTAGAAATCCAATATTGGGACGAGAGAGGTGGCTGCTACTTACTCCAAACCAAAAATCCGGTGCCTGAAGCAAAGCCCCAAAGGCAATGTCTGGATAATATTTGCTGTCTTCTCCAGGTAGTAAATCCATGCTGCCAGGATTGATGGTACGGTTCAACAGGTCTATCTGATCCCCAAAAACCATTTCCTGTAAGGTTAAACTTCTATTAACAAGTCCAAGCTGTCCGCCGAAGCGTAGAAAGCTTTGATTGTTTAGCATAAGTTTGTAGGAGAGGTATCCCGCCAAATCCGTCGATCTTATATTAAGTAAGGATTCTGAAAACTGAGAAGCAGAGAAGCCAAAGCCTACATTGGTCTCATCAATATAGGTATCAAAATACAGACCATAAGCATTGAAATCATAACCTAGCCCTGGCCATTGTTTTCTATAGTTGATACCTACCCTAGTTACCTCCATAGCTCCGGTAAAGGCAGGGCTGAGATTAAGGGGAGCAGCATAGAACTGTGTAAATTGGAAGTCCTGTGCCATCAGACCCGTTTGTCCAGAGAACAAACAAATAATGTATAGCAGTATGATTTTTATTTCTCTCATTCTAAAAGCATAAATACACCGGTTTCACTAAATTTTCTTCCGTCTGATGTAGTGTAATTCAGTTTGTAGACGTAATTGCCCGGGCTTGCCTTCTGCCCACGAAATTGCCCATCCCATCCTTTATCGTTAGGGTCTTCGGAATGGAATATAATCTCTCCCCATTTGTCCATTACAGTGAAAGCAAGGCTCTCTACATGAACAAATTTGGGGAAATAGTTGTCATTCACCCCATCTCCGTTGGGAGTAAATACATTGGGGGTTTTAAGGAAATAATCAGTAATAACTATCTCGAATGTATCGTAAGTTTCACAGCCCCAAACATCAGTCACCATTAAAGAAACCGTATAGGCGCCAGGGACTTGGTAATTATGCTTTGGATTTTCCTCCAATGAATTATTTCCATCACCAAAATCCCAGTAATAAAGCATAATTTCTCCACTACTTTTGTTGATAAATTGAACATCGAAATTCACTAGGTTTTCTCCATATAGGGGGAAAGCAGATGATAAATAATCACCTTCTGCTAACACTACGTTATTCTCAACATCAAAACTTCGCGTTTGTATGCAACCATTGCCATCCGTAACAGTAACCTGATAATTTCCTGGGGCATTGGTTTCCATTCGGTAACCGTTATTTGACACCTGTCCGCTACTCCAATCGATAGTATAGGGTGCAACACCACCATCTATATTAAGGTCAATTGTCTCAAGGATTTCCCTTGGTTCACATTGTGTAGAGGTGGTACTTGCTATATTAATAACAATGGGATCTGGTCTCCGTACTTCAAAAGTTTGGCTAACATAGCATCCTGACTGATCCACAACCTCAACCGAATAATTGCCATTGGTTAAATTGAAAATCGAAGGACTGGTTTCTCCATTACTCCATGTATAACTGTACGGTGGTCTTCCTCCAGAAACGGCGAGATTTATTGCCCCACCTTCACTATTTTGGCAATCCAGAGCATCTTGTACTTGCCCCATGGCTATAAGTAAATCTGGTTCCAGTAAGTTGAAAGTTCTTTCAATGTTACAACCATTGGCATCTTCAAGATAGACGCTGTAAACACCAGGAGCCAAATTATAAAGGGAAGATTGTTCAGGGCCATGAGACCAAGTAGCTTTAACAGGAGCAGAACCTCCATTTAGATTCAATAAAATGCTGCCATCAGTAGCACCAAAACAAGAAATTTGATTGACGACAGGGTCTATTTCGAAGACGGGAACTTCCTCAATGGTGGTCTCTTTTACCAGGGAGCAACCATTGGCATCGGTTACAGTGACCTGATAAAAGCCTGGGCCTATGCCTTCAAATGAACTCTGGGTAGACCCTATGTTCCAACTTATTTGATAGGGCTCTACGCCTCCTTGAATGTCTATTGATAGGTCGGCATCATTGGCATTGTAACAGGAAACTTCTGTTTGTTTCATGCTTACTTGAAGAGGAGCATCTGGTTGAGAAACTTTTATATTAGATAGGCCTATTTGACAACCATTGGCATCTGTAACAACTACACTGTAGACTCCTGACAAAAGATTATTGATATTTGCTGTGTTGGATGCGATTGGTAATCCATCCTTTGTCCAATTGTAAGTATATGAATCTAAAATGCCCCCTTCAACAAAAATAGAAATACTACCTGTCGCATCTCCATAACAGAGTACATCTATTTTCTCAACAAGCGTTAAGGACAAAGGATCTGGCTCTTCAATGGTAAATGCTTCAGTTATTTCACAATTGTTTTCATCTATTATAGCTACCTCATAGTTTCCTGGTGCAAGGTTATTAACCATCAAATCATCAGAAGAAAAGCCATTTGGACCCGTCCAAGATAGTGTGTAATTACCTGTTCCACCTGTTGGATTTAGTTCAATGCTTCCATCATTCGCCCCATTACAAGTGATTTGGTAATCATTGTAGCTGCTTACACTGGGGTTGACCGCAATGGGATCGGGTTCCCTGATGTTAATAACATCTGTAATTACTTCACAACCGTTTTGGTCAGTGATCGTAAGTTGGTAATCACCAGGCTTTAAATTACTAATGGAAGGCTTGTCAGCTGTAAAGTTATCAGGCCCTGACCATTCGTATTGATAATTACCAGAACCTCCTGAGGTGGTTACTTCAATCCAGCCATTGTCAGCACCAAAGCAAGATATATTAAAGCCTGTAAAATCAGAAACGAATACATCTTCGATTTGTAAACCTGAAGCTGGTTGGGTGATTTCCAGGTTTTCGACTTCCTGTATACAATTATTCACATCGCTTACGGTGAAAGAATACTTTCCAGCAGCGAGGTTCGTGAAAAGCCAAGTGGTTTCAGTAGTGGGAGGGGAGGTACTTATTACATCTCCTCCTTCATTCATCAGCTCATAAGTATAAGGTCCTGCCGAAGTCCTGTTGATTACTGCGGCCAATACTCCAGTAGCTTGACCAAAACAGGATACATTCACTTTTTCATCAGCTAATTCGC
Protein-coding sequences here:
- a CDS encoding pectate lyase, encoding MILKRRILLSSSLIFMLLSMVGNPMVFAQNNPLSQTEIEDLKDQVDATLRKGVAFFHSVNTQGGYVYFVTPDLTLKWGEVPLDDNSIEVQPPGTPAVGQSFLAAYKSTGDKQALEYAKEAAYALIRGQTKSGGWDHTINFKKLDKDVVSFDDNQTQSTVSFLMALDQEIDDPLISTATKSALKMMMQTQLSNGGWPHKYPEQGNYHDYATFNDGGINDCIRVMIEAYTYYPDDEAIEKSLLKAARFMNISQLPPPQPGWAQQYNEFLQPAWARTFEPAAVCPSVTINNINTLIDLYLVFGKSTILEPIPDALRWLREIRLENGMWARFVELGTGKPLYYDRPRIRVEKLEDLHPERRTGYGYQSNLQSALEKSTVRYEKALKLGAKNLWQEENHLQTKEQVSMRLQEITGKVKKIIDAQNKSGAWITKDDKFKKRMPSGERWNGQYLTMDRISSGVFNENIGTLCEFIALTNQLETF
- a CDS encoding PorP/SprF family type IX secretion system membrane protein, producing the protein MREIKIILLYIICLFSGQTGLMAQDFQFTQFYAAPLNLSPAFTGAMEVTRVGINYRKQWPGLGYDFNAYGLYFDTYIDETNVGFGFSASQFSESLLNIRSTDLAGYLSYKLMLNNQSFLRFGGQLGLVNRSLTLQEMVFGDQIDLLNRTINPGSMDLLPGEDSKYYPDIAFGALLQAPDFWFGVSSSHLSRPNIGFLEDGIGNNLPIKWGVHGGYVKNLDRRMFKSGNIRKVFSVSFNYKRQGTFQQIEVIPQVQVENFIGGLGFRNVTRFNDLPDQNSINAVLGFSLLSGITMAYSYDYMLNRFSNPAHVSHEISIYFTDLRKKRFMQTILPCPPSNANWRY